In Candidatus Deferrimicrobiaceae bacterium, the genomic window GAAGAGAACCGCGCCGAACCCCACGATCGCGAGGATCGCCGCCTTGCGCCCCCTCCACCCCACCGTCAGCCGCCCGTGGAGAAGAGCGGCGTAGAGAAGCCACGTGATAAGCGACCACGTCTCCTTCGGGTCCCAGCTCCAGTAGGATCCCCAGGCGTATTCGGCCCAGATGGATCCCGTGATGATCCCCATGGTGAGCAGGGGAAACCCGATCGTCAGACACCGGTAATTGACGTCGTCGAGCACGTCGAGAGAGGGAAGGCGCTTGAACAACGCCCCCATTTTCTTCCTCTTGACCTGTTTCTCCTGCAGGAGGTACATGATCCCCGCCCCGAAGGCGATCGCGAAGACCGCATCGCCGACGAACAGGAGAAGGACGTGGATCGGGAGCCAGTAGGAGTTCAGGGCCGGGGCCAGCCCCGCGACTTCCCCCGGCAGGAATGCGGCGAAAACGCTGAAGGTGAACGCGAGCGGAGCGACGAAGGAACCCAGGGCCCGCAGGTTGTACCGGACCTCGATGACGAGAAAGGTGGCGGCGATCGCCAGCGCGAAAAACGAAAGCGACTCGAACAGATTGGTGATGGGGGTGTACCCGGCAACCGCGTACCGGAGGGCGAACCCGGCGGCGTGAAGGATGACCCCGACCAGGAGCAGCATGCGGCCGAGGCGCGCTCCCCGTTCCTTCTGCGTGACGATGAAGTAGAGGTAGAAGAGAGCCCCGGCAAGATAGAAGAAGGCGGTCGCCTTCAGCAAGGATATGTGCATCCTGTCATTCTAATTCAGGAAGAGGGGTCGAACAAGCGGATCCCCGGGA contains:
- the ccsB gene encoding c-type cytochrome biogenesis protein CcsB produces the protein MHISLLKATAFFYLAGALFYLYFIVTQKERGARLGRMLLLVGVILHAAGFALRYAVAGYTPITNLFESLSFFALAIAATFLVIEVRYNLRALGSFVAPLAFTFSVFAAFLPGEVAGLAPALNSYWLPIHVLLLFVGDAVFAIAFGAGIMYLLQEKQVKRKKMGALFKRLPSLDVLDDVNYRCLTIGFPLLTMGIITGSIWAEYAWGSYWSWDPKETWSLITWLLYAALLHGRLTVGWRGRKAAILAIVGFGAVLFTFLGVNLLLPGLHSYSSLSR